The following proteins are encoded in a genomic region of Struthio camelus isolate bStrCam1 chromosome 3, bStrCam1.hap1, whole genome shotgun sequence:
- the LOC104140282 gene encoding RNA-binding protein with serine-rich domain 1-like isoform X2, with protein MDNRKEERSRSLCATSHEELKVRGKEKGKRKRSRNRSSSVSSTSSSSATVSSTSSSSSRSSSRSSSSSRDSPKSKSKKKKKEKHNKKKRKKENKMKKKKEKKKKREKAGPVQLSKFFKNKKKNENYSMITGKKIKMKIKKTKKDKERDRNRAELLEFLNSAL; from the exons ATGGAtaacaggaaggaggaaagaagtagATCGCTATGTGCAACATCACACGAAGAGCTGAAAGTCCGAG gaaaagaaaaagggaaacgaAAACGTAGTAGAAACAGATCATCATCAGTTTCATCCACATCATCTTCTAGTGCTACCGTGTCCtccacttcttcctcctcatcacGCTCGTCATCGAGGTCTTCTTCAAGTAGCAGGG attcTCCTAAGtctaaatcaaagaaaaagaaaaaagaaaaacacaacaaaaag aagaggaaaaaagagaacaaaatgaagaaaaagaaagaaaagaagaaaaagagagagaaagcgggaCCTGTCCAGCTTTCCAAG ttctttaaaaacaaaaagaagaatgaaaactaCAGCAtgataacaggaaagaaaataaagatgaagaTAAAGAAGACTAAGAAGGATAAAGAG AGAGACCGGAACCGTGCCGAGCTCCTTGAGTTTCTGAACTCTGCCTTATGA
- the RD3 gene encoding protein RD3 translates to MSLASWFRWNEPPNRVSQKNPTEMVAETLMMELSWQIKQAEKQQRERENEYRRIKTGVDYGWLVSYPKQNYDISPGERLQLEDMCTKIHPSYCGPVILRFRQLIAEYEPEVQEISRLFRSVLQEAAEKIKEEEEAKKLARQWNTKNKTSLSLTTFKSRSRISPFISDIKTISEDVERGTQPTRRVWSMPEFRNAKDY, encoded by the exons ATGTCACTGGCATCCTGGTTCAGGTGGAACGAGCCCCCAAACCGAGTTTCTCAGAAAAACCCCACAGAGATGGTGGCTGAGACACTAATGATGGAGCTGAGCTGGCAAATCAAGcaggcagagaagcagcagcgAGAGCGGGAGAATGAGTATCGCAGGATCAAGACTGGGGTGGACTACGGCTGGCTGGTCAGCTATCCAAAGCAGAATTATGATATCAGCCCAGGAGAACGGCTGCAGCTGGAGGATATGTGTACCAAAATACATCCTTCCTACTGTGGGCCTGTCATACTAAG ATTCCGGCAACTCATTGCTGAATATGAACCAGAAGTGCAGGAAATATCACGGCTCTTCCGCTCCGTCCTGCAGGAAGCCGCTGAGAAgatcaaagaggaggaagaggccaAGAAGCTTGCTAGGCAATGGaacacaaagaacaaaaccagCCTCTCCTTAACAACATTTAAATCCCGGTCCAGGATTTCCCCGTTCATCAGTGACATCAAGACTATCTCTGAGGATGTGGAACGGGGCACCCAGCCCACCAGGAGGGTTTGGAGCATGCCAGAATTTCGGAATGCCAAGGATTACTGA
- the LOC104140282 gene encoding RNA-binding protein with serine-rich domain 1-like isoform X1, giving the protein MTCVVPNSQLTYICMPRDKRKAQGMDNRKEERSRSLCATSHEELKVRGKEKGKRKRSRNRSSSVSSTSSSSATVSSTSSSSSRSSSRSSSSSRDSPKSKSKKKKKEKHNKKKRKKENKMKKKKEKKKKREKAGPVQLSKFFKNKKKNENYSMITGKKIKMKIKKTKKDKERDRNRAELLEFLNSAL; this is encoded by the exons ATGACCTGTGTGGTGCCCAACAGTCAACTTACTTACATCTGCATGCCCAGAGATAAAAGAAAGGCACAAG GAATGGAtaacaggaaggaggaaagaagtagATCGCTATGTGCAACATCACACGAAGAGCTGAAAGTCCGAG gaaaagaaaaagggaaacgaAAACGTAGTAGAAACAGATCATCATCAGTTTCATCCACATCATCTTCTAGTGCTACCGTGTCCtccacttcttcctcctcatcacGCTCGTCATCGAGGTCTTCTTCAAGTAGCAGGG attcTCCTAAGtctaaatcaaagaaaaagaaaaaagaaaaacacaacaaaaag aagaggaaaaaagagaacaaaatgaagaaaaagaaagaaaagaagaaaaagagagagaaagcgggaCCTGTCCAGCTTTCCAAG ttctttaaaaacaaaaagaagaatgaaaactaCAGCAtgataacaggaaagaaaataaagatgaagaTAAAGAAGACTAAGAAGGATAAAGAG AGAGACCGGAACCGTGCCGAGCTCCTTGAGTTTCTGAACTCTGCCTTATGA